The following nucleotide sequence is from Alteromonas sp. V450.
TTAGACTTGCTTCGTTGCCACTTTGTATAGCGCCTCCTGTTTGGCTTGAAGAAAACTCTTTGAAATGCGAGCCTAATTTTGCAGGGGCGGGCGTATTAGGGTGTGATGTTAAACAGCTATCGGCACTGGCGAAAAAACGGGAGTTTAGTCACGCGGTAGTGGTGGCAGAGCAAGGTAAAGCAAACGTTCAAAACGGGGTGATGTACTTAGATATTAGCGATTCATATTCTGTTTTTGTTCATGAATTGGCCCACTTTTCGGGTTTTGTCGACGAATACCCTATTGGTCGTACGATGGCAACACGACTATGTAACAGTAGTGACATAAACGATTTTACGCCGCCAAATTTAATTGTAGACAGTGCGTATTGGTATTCACCGCATTCGACAGTAGCTAACTGGCTTGAAATTGACCCCGCTACCATTATTGCCCCTGCTAAAACGTGTACCATTATCGGCAAGGATAGTTACAAACCAAGCCGCCGAATAACCTTTATGGAGCACCATGACAGTGGTGTAATTCCTCCGCTTTATCTCGTGCTATGGGAACAACAATTAATGAAGCAGGAGGCCCAACGGCCTATTTCAATGAACCTGTTTCAAGCCTTTCACAAGCAAGGCAACCGAGAAGAGGCTGCCTTTTGGCTTGCAAAGTACGAGGCGTTTATCGGTGATTAGTGCGCAGCGGTGTGTTTCAGCTCTTTTACCCACATTGAAGTTGCACCACAAATAGCAACAGGCATCACAATAAAGTTAATAATGGGTATGAGTGAAAATATATTTACCATGATACCGAATGTCATTGCTTTGCCTTTATGCTGCCCTAAATGCAGTCGCATTCGCGTAAAGTCAATTTTGTGGTTGTCATAGGGATAATCACAATACTGAATTGCCATCATCCATGCATTGAACAAGAACCACAGTAACTGTCCAATAACGGGCAGAAAGAAAAACAGCAACAAAAAGCCAATAGCACGCGGTAGATACCAGATAAGTTTTGTGAGCTCCCGTCCTACCGTTCTCGGGATGTCTTTTACTAACGCCATAACACCTTCGTCGCCTAAACCTTGGCCAGTCAGATGACGCTCTACTTTTTCAGATAGTACACCGTTAAAAGGTGCCGCAATCCAATTTGCCAATGTGCCAAAGATAAGGGCAAAAATAAGCAATACACTTAATAAGGCTAGCGGCCAAAGGAAGAAACTTATCGCCGTTTTTACCCAACCAAGCCAGTCTGGAACTAAATTAACGACATACATTACACCTACTTCAATTTGGCCGAATAAGAAGTAAAATGCGGCTGAAAATAACAAAACGTTTATTGTAAGCGGTACAAAAACAAAGCGCTTCAAACCTTTTGTTTTGATAAGAGAAAACCCTTCAAAAAAATAGTGAACACCCCCCGCACTCATTGCGACTCCTTACGTTGTGATTTTCAGTAATTACAATATGATACGATGTACAGAAAGCTTATGAAAATGGTAATTGTTACAAGCTGTATGTTTTGATAGAGTCGTAGAGATAATAACAACAGATATTACCCCGTGACTGTATCGTTCCTTTCTAATTTATATTTCAAGCTAGCTAAAGCGCATTCTTTTGCAATGTCGAGGGTGAGCTAATGAGGCTTAAAAAAATAAAATTAGCGGGCTTTAAGTCTTTTGTCGAGCCTACCACCATTCCTTTCCCGGGCGAAATGACGGCCGTTGTTGGCCCTAACGGCTGTGGAAAATCCAATGTTATTGATGCTGTGCGTTGGGTTCTAGGCGAAAGTTCTGCGAAGAACTTGCGCGGCGATGCAATGACAGACGTGATTTTTAATGGCTCGTCTAACCGAAAGCCCGTGGGACAATGCAGTGTGGAGCTTGTATTTGACAATACTTCCAACCGTATTGGTGGAGAATATGCAAAATACAACGAACTGTCTGTTAAGCGACTTGTTACCCGAGACGCAACGTCTACCTACTTTTTGAATGGCACTAAATGCCGCAGAAGAGATGTCACTGACTTGTTCTTAGGCACTGGCCTTGGGCCTCGGTCCTACGCAATTATTGAACAGGGCATGATTTCTAGGTTAATTGAATCTAAACCTCAAGAATTGCGTGTATTTATTGAAGAAGCCGCTGGTATATCTAAATACAAAGAACGCAGGCGTGAAACCGAAAATAGAATAAAGCACACGCAAGACAACCTTGAACGGCTTAACGATGTTAGAGATGAATTAGGCAAGCAGCTTGAGAAGTTGCAGCGTCAGGCTGCGGCTGCAACGCGTTATAAAACGTTACGTGCCAAAACACGTGAACTCAAAGGTCAACTCGCTGCCATTCGTTTTTTGAAAAATAGTCAACGAATAGAGGCGTTGCAAAAGCAGCAACAGGTAATACAGCTTGAAGTAGATGGGTTAAATGCCAGATTACAAGGTGATGAGGCTGGCGTAGAGAGTTATAAAACCCGTCAGGTTCAAGCGAAACAGAGTATTGACGACCTTCAACAGCAAATTTTTACAACAGGCAATCAAATAACGCGCCTAGAACAAAATGCGCTTCATGCTAAGCAAAGAAAGGTACAGGTAGAAAGCGAGCTTACTCGCCTTAATGAACAAGTATCGTTGCTCCACGCGTCAATAGAAGAGGCCGAAACGGCGCTTGCCATTTCACGAGGATCACTTGATAAAGTGGTGCCTGAGCTTGAAATTAAAGAAGCCGAGCTCGAACAAGCCAGAGAGCGCCTAGACGACGGCGAACAATCGTTACGTGAATTTAATAGTAAAGCGCGTGAACAAGAGTTGCTATTTAACCAGCTTCGACAAAGCGTGCAGCAAAGCCATGGCCAAATTCAATCTTTGATGAATATGCAGCTTCGTACATCGCAGCGTATAAGTGAGCTTAACGATGAACGTGAACAGCTTAAAGACGATGACCTCAATGAGCAGCTTGAGATCTTGGAGGCGCAGTACGAGCAACGTCAATTAGATATTGATAATGCGCAGGCAACGTGCGATACGCTGGCTGATTCACTACAAAAGATTACTGAGGATGTTAAAGCGGTTGAGAGTCAATTACACAATGTAAAGGGCGACTATCAAGCCACTCAGTCTGCAATTTTTGCGTTAGAAGCACTTCAGCAGGACGCTGCGCTAGAGAATAATGAAACCGTAACGTGGTTAAGCAAACTGTGGCAGCAGCTTTCAATTCCCAGTGATCTTACTGTTGCAGTTGAAGCAATACTCACGAATCTTCATTCGCCAGTCATTGCTGTTAAACACACAACGAACGAACTCATCGATGCCTATAGCGACTTACCAATAGGCTGCACTGTATTTTCTAACGGTGCGCTTACTGAAAAACCTAAAGCGCAATCGCTTGCTAACGAGATTGTAAAACGCTACAGCGGTGCTGAAGAAAAGCCCATATCATTTCCTAAAATGTTCAATGACATTTTATATTGTGAAAATGAAAGCGATGCATTTCGCGTAGTTTCGGATGCCTTGAACGAAAAACAATCTACAGTTAACGGCTTTTCCAGTGTTATTGCCAAGTCAGGTCTTTGGTTAAGCACAGAATGGTTATTAAAACCCGGAGAAACAAGTGACGGCGTTCTTCAGCGCGCGAACAAAATAGCCAACTTATCGTCAACATTACAAGGGTTAGAAGCGCAACAAGAAGAAGCGTTGTGCAAGCTTGATGAAATTGGCGGGCTCAAAGCGGATATTGAAGCGCAGCAACAACAAGCCTTGTTGCAGTTAACTGAAAATAATAATGCCGCGTTGCAGATAAAAAATCAGATTTCGCTTTTAACGATGAGAGTGGAACAAAATGCTGAGCGTTATCAAAAACTGCACGATGAAATTGAAAAGCAGCAAACCCTTTTTAATGAAGAAGAGGCTCAGATCACGCAGTTATCCGCTACGTTAGAACTTCAAGAGGCAAAAATTGAAGAACAACAAGCCTTTATTGAAAATATCAACAGCGAACGCGAGTCACAGGAGCGTTTGTGTGAAGAAGCTAAAGCGCTCGTAGAACAACTAGTGTCTAAAAAACATGAGCTTGCGTTAAAATGTCAGCAATTGGAAAATCACCAAACTCTTCACCTTCAACAGGTTACGCGTAACAAAAAGCAGCGTGAGGAGTACGCAGAAAATAAGCTTCGTTTAGAAGAAGAGCTTAAACAGCTATTAGCACCACAAGAGCGACAAGATGCTGAGCTGCAAATTCTGCTAGAACAAAAAGTAGAGCTTGAACAGGCGCGTTGTGAAAAGCAAACCGAGCTTGAAGACATCGAGCAATGGTTACGAGAAGCCGAAAAAGGGCATCAAGCGCTTTCAAAAATCATCCAAGAAAAGCAAACCGCGATAGACAAGTTAAATATTGATATAGAAGGGTTTAGAGTTCGCGCTAACACAGTGATAGAGCAATTAGACGACTCGCAGCAGTCACTTAAGACACTTTTAGAAGCGTTACCTCAAGACGCAGATGAAGGAAAGTGGCAGGAAGAGTTGGATAGCGTACAAGCAAGCCTTCAGCGACTAGGCGCAGTAAACTTAGCTGCTGTTGAAGAATTCGACATTCAATCAGAACGCAAGAATCATTTAGATACACAGCATCATGACTTAACTGAAGCGCTAGAAACACTGCAGTCTGCAATTCGTAAAATAGACAAGGAAACGCGCAGCCGTTTTTCAGCGACATTCGAACAAGTAAACGAAGATTTGAAAACGTTGTTTCCTAAAGTGTTTGGAGGTGGCTCTGCCTATCTTGCACTTACTGATGATGACTTGTTAGAAACTGGGGTTACTATTATGGCGCGCCCCCCTGGAAAGAAAAATAGTACAATCCACCTCTTAAGCGGTGGAGAAAAAGCACTAACCGCTTTATCATTAGTGTTTGCTATTTTTAGGTTAAATCCAGCGCCGTTTTGTTTGCTGGACGAGGTAGATGCGCCGTTAGATGATGCCAATGTTGGTCGTTTTTGTAATTTGGTGTCAGAAATGTCTCAAACAGTGCAATTTATTTATATCACCCACAACAAAATAGCGATGGAAATGGCAAGTCATCTTACTGGTGTAACAATGGCAGAACCTGGCGTCTCACGCATGGTTGCAGTGGATGTAGACGAAGCTGTAGCCTTCGCAGAAGCATAACAAAGGGCGAAAGAAATTAAATGGAAGATCAATTACGTCTATTTTTACTATTAGGGGGCACGGTATTTATTCTGGCCGTGTTGGCGCATGGTATTTGGAAAATACGTAAAAACAACAAGCCAGAAGAAAGACAACGTCTTGAGCCTCGACAGTGGGAAGACGATAACATCGACGATCTGGATGACACCGAGTCGGTAGATGGTTTCGACGAACTTGGTATTGGTTCGGTAAGGGTTGTCAGCAACAGTGCCAAGCCAGCCTCTTCGGATGATGATAATGAGCTTGCCGACAATGCTGCGCCATCTGAAGAAGTGCAACAGAAAAATACGGAACAGGCAGACAGTATTACAAGCAGTAATGGGTTCGATGGCGAAAGCGCCGATACTGAGGCCGACGACAGCAAGACGCAACAAGAGGTAACACCCAAGAATGAGCCAAAACTTTACGGTGCTGTTGTATCAAACCCAAAGCCTCACATGGCAGTGCGTTCGGGCGAAGGTTCGGTTCCTGATAATGTGACTGAGTTTCCTGAGCCGCCGGGTTTTTTACTGAAAGGACAAGAGGTGAGTGGTGAACCTTCATCGTCTTCTGAACGAAGCACTTCGGGCTCTGATGTTAACGGTGTGTCAACTAGCGCCGACAATAGTGGGGCTCAGAAGCATACTACCCAAGGCGAAGAAGTGGAGCGCTTTTGTTTAGATGCGCAAGATGAACCTATGTCTAACCACTCTGACGAAGCTGCACAACACAAGCGTACATCGCGAATTAAACGCACAAGAACTTCGGTTAAACGCGAAGAACCTCGATTTGGCGACGACCAGATGCGCATAGACTTTGATACAAGTCAAAGTGGGTTTGAAAGCCAAGGTGATATCGGCTTTAGCGCATTGGATGAAGATGAACCTGGTAGTAGTGCTGATCAAGAGACCGTAGAGCAAGAAGTACTCGTGTTAAATGTGCGGGCGCAAGATGACGCGGTAATATCTGGGGCGGCCTTGCTACCGATGTTGCTTACACTGGGGTTTAAATTTGGCGACCAAGACATCTTTCACCGCCATGTAAATTCAAACGGAAAAGGCCCTGTTTTATTTAGCTTGGCTAATATGTTCAAGCCGGGCGTTTTTGACATTGACAGCCTTGAAAATTTTGAAACGCAAGGCGTATCGCTGTTTATGATTTTACCTATAGAAGGCGATCCTCACCAAGTGTTTAATATGATGCATAATGCCGCTAGAAAGCTTGCTGATGAGTTTGGTGCGCAGGTTTTAGATGGCAGAAGAAGTGTTTTAACAAAACAAGGCCTACAACAATATGTTGAGAAAATTCGTGAATTTGAACGTAAGCGGATAATCTCTCGTAGTTAACATACCGAAATCAACGGTGGCACACGTCACCGTTTCCTTCCTATTAACCGTACAAAGGGCGTGAATAGATCCGCATGTCTGAGTCTTTAGAACAAGCAAAAAAAGAGATTGCGACCCTTCGCAATCAATTGAATGAATATAACTATCAGTACTACGTGTTAGATGATCCCACCGTACCTGATGCTGTTTATGATAGAGATATGCAAGCGCTGATAGCGTTAGAAAAAACCTATCCTGAGCTACGAAGTGTTAATTCGCCATCGCAAAAAGTAGGCGGTGAAGCGTTGTCGTCGTTTGA
It contains:
- the smc gene encoding chromosome segregation protein SMC, with translation MRLKKIKLAGFKSFVEPTTIPFPGEMTAVVGPNGCGKSNVIDAVRWVLGESSAKNLRGDAMTDVIFNGSSNRKPVGQCSVELVFDNTSNRIGGEYAKYNELSVKRLVTRDATSTYFLNGTKCRRRDVTDLFLGTGLGPRSYAIIEQGMISRLIESKPQELRVFIEEAAGISKYKERRRETENRIKHTQDNLERLNDVRDELGKQLEKLQRQAAAATRYKTLRAKTRELKGQLAAIRFLKNSQRIEALQKQQQVIQLEVDGLNARLQGDEAGVESYKTRQVQAKQSIDDLQQQIFTTGNQITRLEQNALHAKQRKVQVESELTRLNEQVSLLHASIEEAETALAISRGSLDKVVPELEIKEAELEQARERLDDGEQSLREFNSKAREQELLFNQLRQSVQQSHGQIQSLMNMQLRTSQRISELNDEREQLKDDDLNEQLEILEAQYEQRQLDIDNAQATCDTLADSLQKITEDVKAVESQLHNVKGDYQATQSAIFALEALQQDAALENNETVTWLSKLWQQLSIPSDLTVAVEAILTNLHSPVIAVKHTTNELIDAYSDLPIGCTVFSNGALTEKPKAQSLANEIVKRYSGAEEKPISFPKMFNDILYCENESDAFRVVSDALNEKQSTVNGFSSVIAKSGLWLSTEWLLKPGETSDGVLQRANKIANLSSTLQGLEAQQEEALCKLDEIGGLKADIEAQQQQALLQLTENNNAALQIKNQISLLTMRVEQNAERYQKLHDEIEKQQTLFNEEEAQITQLSATLELQEAKIEEQQAFIENINSERESQERLCEEAKALVEQLVSKKHELALKCQQLENHQTLHLQQVTRNKKQREEYAENKLRLEEELKQLLAPQERQDAELQILLEQKVELEQARCEKQTELEDIEQWLREAEKGHQALSKIIQEKQTAIDKLNIDIEGFRVRANTVIEQLDDSQQSLKTLLEALPQDADEGKWQEELDSVQASLQRLGAVNLAAVEEFDIQSERKNHLDTQHHDLTEALETLQSAIRKIDKETRSRFSATFEQVNEDLKTLFPKVFGGGSAYLALTDDDLLETGVTIMARPPGKKNSTIHLLSGGEKALTALSLVFAIFRLNPAPFCLLDEVDAPLDDANVGRFCNLVSEMSQTVQFIYITHNKIAMEMASHLTGVTMAEPGVSRMVAVDVDEAVAFAEA
- the cysZ gene encoding sulfate transporter CysZ; this encodes MSAGGVHYFFEGFSLIKTKGLKRFVFVPLTINVLLFSAAFYFLFGQIEVGVMYVVNLVPDWLGWVKTAISFFLWPLALLSVLLIFALIFGTLANWIAAPFNGVLSEKVERHLTGQGLGDEGVMALVKDIPRTVGRELTKLIWYLPRAIGFLLLFFFLPVIGQLLWFLFNAWMMAIQYCDYPYDNHKIDFTRMRLHLGQHKGKAMTFGIMVNIFSLIPIINFIVMPVAICGATSMWVKELKHTAAH
- the zipA gene encoding cell division protein ZipA is translated as MEDQLRLFLLLGGTVFILAVLAHGIWKIRKNNKPEERQRLEPRQWEDDNIDDLDDTESVDGFDELGIGSVRVVSNSAKPASSDDDNELADNAAPSEEVQQKNTEQADSITSSNGFDGESADTEADDSKTQQEVTPKNEPKLYGAVVSNPKPHMAVRSGEGSVPDNVTEFPEPPGFLLKGQEVSGEPSSSSERSTSGSDVNGVSTSADNSGAQKHTTQGEEVERFCLDAQDEPMSNHSDEAAQHKRTSRIKRTRTSVKREEPRFGDDQMRIDFDTSQSGFESQGDIGFSALDEDEPGSSADQETVEQEVLVLNVRAQDDAVISGAALLPMLLTLGFKFGDQDIFHRHVNSNGKGPVLFSLANMFKPGVFDIDSLENFETQGVSLFMILPIEGDPHQVFNMMHNAARKLADEFGAQVLDGRRSVLTKQGLQQYVEKIREFERKRIISRS